From the Theobroma cacao cultivar B97-61/B2 chromosome 2, Criollo_cocoa_genome_V2, whole genome shotgun sequence genome, one window contains:
- the LOC18607770 gene encoding protein RADIALIS-like 3, with amino-acid sequence MASSSLQSRDSVSWTAKQNKLFEKALAKYDKDTPDRWHNVAKAVGGKTAEEVKRHYEILVEDLKHIESGRVPIPNYRSTGNADEEERLIRYLKLQ; translated from the exons ATGGCTTCAAGCTCTCTACAGTCCAGAGATTCAGTTTCATGGACAGCAAAGCAGAACAAACTGTTCGAAAAGGCTTTGGCCAAGTACGATAAAGACACCCCTGATCGTTGGCACAATGTTGCTAAGGCTGTAGGCGGAAAAACTGCTGAAGAAGTGAAGAGACACTATGAAATCCTTGTTGAAGACCTTAAGCACATCGAGTCCGGTCGCGTTCCTATTCCTAACTACAGGTCCACTGGCAATGcagatgaagaagaaag GCTTATAAGGTATCTTAAGCTGCAGTGA
- the LOC18607769 gene encoding putative uncharacterized protein DDB_G0270496, whose product MGLSSKRRGKAGGKDVALEDFDDSEDEELMVNGDREEEEEEDDDEEEDEEEEVDEDNEEEDSDEGEEEGSVEEDKDGEMEELEKEYKDLHHHEQDILRNLKRHKDEDIQKGQAVKNQKALWDKTLEFRFLLQKAFSSSNRLPQDPVRSSFCAADEAVNVAYSDLITSSKRTLDSLLELQEALLENNPSIAQSVDGNAVQSSKSLSRDSKNLDTEDDEEWLWISQMNRRIAAFRDKAVDKWQRKTEVTTGAAAIKSKLQAFNQNISEQVAAYMRDPSRMIKQMQQRRSTIGIFGPVTEGTKNANGEEAHPEGDPELLDDSEFYQQLLKEFFETVDPTSSETVFYALKRLQTKKRKIVDRRASKSRKIRYHVHEKIVNFMAPEPMNLPDMAPKLFENLFGLKTKKPTAQV is encoded by the exons ATGGGGTTATCTTCGAAGCGACGTGGAAAAGCTGGAGGCAAAGATGTGGCCTTGGAGGACTTCGATGATTCGGAAGATGAGGAATTAATGGTTAATGGGGATagggaagaggaagaagaagaagatgatgatgaagaggaagatgaagaagaagaagttgatGAAGacaatgaagaagaagatagcGATGAAGGAGAAGAGGAAGGATCGGTAGAAGAGGACAAAGATGGTGAGATGGAAGAACTTGAAAAAGAGTACAAGGATCTTCACCATCATGAGCA AGACATACTGAGGAATCTTAAGCGTCATAAGGATGAAGATATTCAGAAGGGTCAAGCAGTGAAGAACCAAAAG GCTCTCTGGGATAAAACTCTTGAGTTTAGATTCTTACTTCAGAAAGCATTCTCCAGTTCAAATCGACTACCGCAG GACCCAGTTAGGTCTTCATTTTGTGCTGCAGATGAAGCAGTCAATGTTGCATATTCAGACCTTATTACTTCATCAAAGAGGACTTTAGATTCTTTATTGGAACTGCAGGAG GCTTTGCTAGAGAACAATCCATCAATCGCTCAATCTGTAGATG GTAATGCTGTTCAATCATCTAAGAGCCTTTCCAGAGATTCTAAAAACTTGGACACGGAAGATGATGAAGAGTGGTTATGGATATCTCAGATGAATAGGAG AATAGCAGCTTTCAGAGATAAAGCAGTTGACAAATGGCAGAGAAAGACAGAAGTCACAACTGGTGCTGCTGCAATCAAAAGCAAATTGCAAGCTTTTAATCAG AACATTAGTGAACAAGTTGCTGCCTATATGAGGGATCCAAGTAGAATGATAAAGCAAATGCAACAAAGAAGATCAACCATTGGCATATTTGGGCCT GTTACTGAGGGCACTAAAAATGCTAATGGagag GAAGCGCATCCTGAAGGTGATCCCGAACTTCTGGATGATTCCGAATTTTACCAGCAATTGTTGAAGGAATTTTTTGAGACTGTTGACCCTACGTCATCTG AGACAGTCTTCTATGCCTTGAAAAGACTGCAAACTAAGAAGAGAAAAATCGTTGATCGGCGTGCCTCAAAGAGTCGCAAGATCAG GTACCATGTCCATGAGAAAATTGTCAATTTCATGGCTCCTGAGCCTATGAACCTTCCTGACATGGCTCCAAAATTATTTGAGAATTTGTTTGGattgaaaaccaaaaaaccTACTGCTCAAGTCTGA
- the LOC18607771 gene encoding putative aminoacrylate hydrolase RutD, protein MVNFVKIYNKPLLPWLMKLAGVRPRTIEIEPGTVLNFWVPNETATKRERYKPVVVFLHGFCANGILTWQFQVLALAKHYAVYVPDLLFFGDSITDKTERSVEFQAECMAKGLKKLGVERCTLVGFSYGGFVGFKMAEMHPDLIEAMVLIGSVIAMTDSISNAGLQRIGFSSWPDYLLPDSAKGLRMLFQLATYKLPRIPHRIYKDFLEVMFNNRKEKIELLEALVIGDKEFIIPSYQQRIHILWGKDDKLIDLDAARNMKKQIGENATLHCMEKSGHLAHMERPFMCNRFLKKILASLLLEDNAADHDECMGVNDK, encoded by the exons ATGGTGAACTTCGTGAAGATATACAACAAGCCGTTGCTGCCTTGGCTGATGAAGCTAGCGGGAGTGAGACCCCGAACCATTGAGATCGAGCCAGGAACAGTCTTGAACTTTTGGGTCCCAAATGAAACCGCTACCAAGAGAGAAAGATACAAACCTGTTGTGGTGTTCCTCCATGGCTTCTGTGCAAATGGTATTCTAACATGGCAATTTCAGGTGCTAGCTTTGGCCAAACATTATGCTGTTTATGTGCCAGATTTACTCTTCTTTGGCGATTCAATAACTGATAAGACTGAACGGTCAGTTGAGTTTCAAGCTGAGTGCATGGCTAAGGGATTGAAGAAACTGGGTGTGGAAAGGTGCACCTTGGTAGGTTTCAGCTACGGAGGCTTTGTAGGTTTCAAGATGGCTGAGATGCATCCTGATTTAATCGAAGCCATGGTTTTGATTGGCTCGGTTATAGCCATGACTGATTCTATAAGCAATGCTGGGCTTCAAAGGATTGGATTCTCTAGCTGGCCCGATTACTTGCTTCCCGACTCTGCTAAGGGTTTGCGAATGCTCTTTCAACTTGCTACTTACAAGCTTCCACGGATTCCTCATCGCATCTACAAAGACTTCTTGGAG GTCATGTTTAACaacagaaaggaaaaaattgaacTACTAGAGGCTTTGGTCATTGGCGACAAAGAATTCATCATTCCAAGTTATCAACAG AGGATACATATTTTGTGGGGAAAGGATGACAAGCTTATTGACCTGGATGCAGCCCGCAACATGAAAAA GCAAATAGGAGAGAATGCAACGCTGCATTGTATGGAGAAATCAGGTCACCTTGCTCACATGGAGCGACCATTCATGTGTAACAGGTTCCTCAAGAAAATTCTTGCTTCTTTGTTACTAGAAGATAATGCTGCTGATCATGATGAATGCATGGGAGTTAACGACAAGTGA
- the LOC18607772 gene encoding uncharacterized mitochondrial protein AtMg00820, whose protein sequence is MTTKLTTLKDNGTWSIVPLPSNSHPIDCKWVYKVKMRADGSVERYKTHLIAKDYSLSTLNKEDGGFIALLVYVNDIIIATSSSQLAIDVKTYLGSRFKLKDLKAIKYFLGLEVARSFKGIFICQRKYTLDLLQEHGLLGAKPATTPTTRKIGFCDGFFHHRKSKILHK, encoded by the exons ATGACAACTAAATTGACTACTTTAAAGGATAATGGAACATGGAGTATAGTCCCTTTACCCTCTAATTCTCATCCTATTGATTGTAAATGGGTATACAAAGTCAAAATGAGAGCTGATGGTAGTGTTGAAAGGTATAAAACTCATCTTATAGCTAAAG ATTATTCTTTGTCTACATTGAACAAAGAGGATGGTGGCTTTATAGCATTGCTTGTTTATGTGAATGACATCATAATTGCTACTAGTTCTAGTCAGTTAGCTATTGATGTAAAGACCTATCTCGGTTCTCGATTTAAGTTGAAAGATCTTAAAGCTATTAAATACTTCTTAGGTCTTGAAGTAGCTAGATCTTTTAAAGGCATTTTCATTTGTCAGAGGAAATATACACTTGATCTTCTTCAAGAGCATGGTCTTCTTGGGGCAAAGCCAGCTACAACTCCCACTACCAGAAAAATTGGTTTCTGTGATGGTTTCTTCCATCACAGAAAGTCCAAAATCCTTCACAAATAG